ATGCTCAAAACTATATATGGGGTTTGCCAATACGCGATCCGACATTTTACGGAAACGGGCCATATCGAAAGTTTGATAGGTTATTTCGCTGGTGGTTTGTTCCGTTAATTGTTTGAAGCCATAAGCTAAAAACAAGTTTTCGTAATAAGGCCAGTTGAAATTTTCTTTGTACGAAGGATTTTTAAATCCTTGCACCATCAATCCCCAAAAGGCATTTTTCTCGCCAAAATTAATAGGTCCGTCAACCATATTAATGCCTTTGGATTGCAGCCATTCAATAGCCGTATCAAATAACAATTTAGAAGCAGCGGTATCATCAATACATTCAAAAAAACCTATGCCTCCCGCCCTTTCATTCTCCTTAAAATTATCGCTATTGTAGAATGCCGCAATGCGCCCGATCGCTTTATTGTCGGCAGTTTTCAGTATCCACTGAGCCGACTCGCCTGTTTTAAACGCAAGGTTATGATTTGGGTCCAATACTTTTTTTATATCATTATCCAAGGGGCAAACCCAGTCAGGATTGTTTTTATAAATGAGTCGATGTACGTTAATAAACTCAGCCAATAAAGAGGCTGAATTAACCGATATAATTTTCATTTGTTAATGGGGCTATAAAAAACAAAAGCGATAGTTCTGTTATCGCTTTTGTGGGTATTACATTCTTTTAAATAAATCCTTAATGGTGTCAATAGTCACCTTATCTTTCCAATCAGTTCCAATGGCATGGTTCCACATGTGTGGCAAGTTATAAGCTACGTGAGCCATAGCGGTTATATCTTCGTCCGACCAGTTTTTACTCAGACCTTGCGGCAAGGTAATATTATGTTTGGCCAACATGGTATTAAACTCTGCTACGCCTGCCGGGTAATAATCGGCCAGGTGTTGAAACGCCAAACAGTTGGCATAACAATGTTTTTCGCCAAATATTTTGCTTAAGCCGTAACTCAAAGCATGACAAACACCTACTTCGCTATAAGTTAAACTTAAACCTCCCATTAAAGAAGCAACCATTAACTTATCATCGTTTTCAGGGCTTTGTCCTGCGGCTTCGCTTGAATAAATATCGCGGCAAAGTTTTAAGCTTTGTTCGCCATAAGCCATGCTGTATGCATTGTTTAAAATACCATCACGGCTTTCAATACAATGTATAAAAGTATCCATTCCGGTATAAAACCATTTGTCAACCGGTACAGTCGCAGTAAGCTCAGAGTCCAGTATTACCTGATCAAATATCGTCCACTCGCATTTTAAACCCAATTTTTTCTCAGGCCCGGTTAGTACAGCCGTCATAGAGCATTCGGCTCCTGTTCCTGAAATAGTAGGCACGCCTACATGGTATACACCCGGTTTTTTTATCAGGTTTAAACCCTGGTATTGTTGCGAGGGGCCTTCGTTGCAAAGCATTAAAGCCAATGCTTTGGCTATATCCATAATAGAACCTCCGCCAATACCAATTACACCGCTTGGTAAACCTTTGCCCGCTAATATTTCATCGCGTAACTGGTCTATTTGCTCAGTGGTTGGCTCATGCGGATCAACATCTATAAAGTAAACGGTATCTTCGGGTTTGTTTTGCAGTTTAGTGGCTAAACTTTTTCCTTTAAAGTAATTATCTACAATATATACAAAGTATTTATTGTTTTCGCTGCGTTTCGGGGCTATAATTTCATCCAGTTGGCTAAAACTACCACGACCGAAAACGGTTTTTTCTATACTCTTAAAATTTTTATGACTCATTATGTATGTAAACACAGGTTGCATGAACTTGTTTGCAACCTGTGTTTTGTATTGTTAAGCTGTTTGTGATAATGCGGCTTGTATAGAAGTGCTCATTTTAGCTACTAAAGCTGTTAGCTCCTCTTGTGTCCAAGTGGCTTTAATACCGAATGATATTAAACGGCCTACTGTTTCCTGTGTTTTTGGTATATCAAGGTTTTTGTAATCTTGCGGAGCCCCTAATAACTGTACGTTTGTTTTAGCAGCTACACGGCCTTCTTTAATATGATCCCATTGGTTAATAAAATGGTACATATTGGTAAACCAGTAGTTAAAGCCGGCTACACCATTTTTGTTAAACTCTTCTACAGTTGCTTTGGCAGCAGCTGTATTGGGCATTAATATATTTAAGAAGGTAGCTGAGTCGCCATTGGCATCAGGAATGGTGGCAAAGTTTACCCCTGCAATTTTTCCTAACTCGGCCATCATGTATTTTTTGTGTTTGTTGTTGGCTTCGCGAATCATAGGCACTCTGCGTGTTTGCGCCAAACCCACTGCTGCGTGCAACTCTGAAATGCGGTAATTAAAACCTAAAACCGGATGGTTTTCCATACCTCTGTTGCTGCCAACGTGGTCATGTCCGTGGTCGGCATAATTATCGGCTAATTTATAAGCGGTTTCATCGTTGGTTACCATTACGCCACCTTCGCCTGCGGTGGCTATTTTAAAGAAATCAAAACTATAGCAACCTGTTTTACCAAACAAACCTGTTGAAGTTCCTTTGTAGCTGGCTGCCATGGCCTGGCCTGCATCTTCTACCAAAACAAGGTTATGCTCTTTCACTACGGCCATTATTTCGTCCATTTGAGCCATTTGACCACACATGTGTACCAAAACAATGGCTTTGGTTTTAGGTGTAATGGCTTTTTTAATACCTGCTGCGCTTAAGCAAAGGGTTTCATCTATTTCGGCAAAAACAGGTAATGCACCTGCAAATATAACGGCTTCAACAGTGGCTATATAGGTAAATGGAGGTACTATTACTTCATCGCCTGCGCCAACACCTGCTGCGGCTAATGCACAACTTACGGCAGTACTGCCACTGCTTACGGCATGTGCATATTTAGCACCTACCAGTTTGGCTACTTCTGCTTCAAACTCTTTTGCTTTCCATATATTGTTGCGTTGTGCATCGTGGTTATAACGAAATAAAATACCTGTTTCTAATACATCGTTTACTTCTTTGCGCTCTTCTGCGCCAAAATATTCGTTTCCTGCCATGTTTGTTAAATATTATTATGAATTAAAATTTTTATTGTACAAATATAATTTTTGGGTTGATTAAATGAAATGGGAATTGATGGATGGTTTATTTGTTAACAGGTTGACTTGTTAACAGGTTGAAAGGGCCATTCAACTATTCAACATATAAACCAATCAACCCACCCTCAAAAAAAAAACCTGACCGAATTACTTCAATCAGGGATTTTTTATAGTTATTGGTTGTTATTACAAACCAAATTTACCTCTTAATTTTTCTACTTCAGCTACGCGTTGTATTGATACTGCGTAAGCTGCTATACGCATTGGTATATTGTATTTTAATGATGCTGCGTAAACACCTTCAAAAGCTGTTTTCATTACGCGGTCTGCTCTGCGGTATACACGCTCTTCTGTCCAGTAGTAACCTAAACGGTTTTGTACCCATTCAAAGTAACTTACAGTTACTCCACCTGCGTTGGCTAAAATATCAGGCACTACCATAATACCTTTTTCGTTTAATATATGGTCAGCACTGGCACTTGTTGGGCCATTAGCACCTTCTACTATAACTTTGGCTTTTATGCGGCTTGCGTTTTCTTCTGTAATTTGGTCTTCCATAGCTGCCGGAACCAACACGGTAACATCTAATTCCAATAACTCTGCATTGGTAATTTTAGCCGCTTTATAACCTTCTAAAGTTCCGTTGTTTCCATCGCGGTAAGCAATGGCTGCAACTACATCTATACCTTCAGCATTGTAGTAAGCTCCGCTTACATCGCTAATAGCTACTATTTTTAAACCTTGTTGTGCTATTAATTTAGCGCTGATTGAACCTACGTTACCAAAACCTTGTACCGCACAGGTAGCACCTATTGGCGAAATGCCTAATTTGCTTAAAGCGGCTCTGGTTGAAACCATCACACCA
This DNA window, taken from Bacteroidota bacterium, encodes the following:
- a CDS encoding GNAT family N-acetyltransferase, encoding MKIISVNSASLLAEFINVHRLIYKNNPDWVCPLDNDIKKVLDPNHNLAFKTGESAQWILKTADNKAIGRIAAFYNSDNFKENERAGGIGFFECIDDTAASKLLFDTAIEWLQSKGINMVDGPINFGEKNAFWGLMVQGFKNPSYKENFNWPYYENLFLAYGFKQLTEQTTSEITYQTFDMARFRKMSDRVLANPIYSFEHFKMNNLKKYALDFVEVYNQAWAHREDFVPMDEARIMAELKQLKPIIIEEAIWFAYANGKPIGFYVSVIDINEIFKHVNGKMNWLGIIKFFFYKTFGTVRRIRGEVFGVAPAYQEKGIETAMIIQLYDSMQKYPEINASELAWIGDFNPKMHGLFHKLGARTTKVHRTYRMAI
- a CDS encoding iron-containing alcohol dehydrogenase family protein, whose protein sequence is MSHKNFKSIEKTVFGRGSFSQLDEIIAPKRSENNKYFVYIVDNYFKGKSLATKLQNKPEDTVYFIDVDPHEPTTEQIDQLRDEILAGKGLPSGVIGIGGGSIMDIAKALALMLCNEGPSQQYQGLNLIKKPGVYHVGVPTISGTGAECSMTAVLTGPEKKLGLKCEWTIFDQVILDSELTATVPVDKWFYTGMDTFIHCIESRDGILNNAYSMAYGEQSLKLCRDIYSSEAAGQSPENDDKLMVASLMGGLSLTYSEVGVCHALSYGLSKIFGEKHCYANCLAFQHLADYYPAGVAEFNTMLAKHNITLPQGLSKNWSDEDITAMAHVAYNLPHMWNHAIGTDWKDKVTIDTIKDLFKRM
- a CDS encoding aminotransferase class I/II-fold pyridoxal phosphate-dependent enzyme — its product is MAGNEYFGAEERKEVNDVLETGILFRYNHDAQRNNIWKAKEFEAEVAKLVGAKYAHAVSSGSTAVSCALAAAGVGAGDEVIVPPFTYIATVEAVIFAGALPVFAEIDETLCLSAAGIKKAITPKTKAIVLVHMCGQMAQMDEIMAVVKEHNLVLVEDAGQAMAASYKGTSTGLFGKTGCYSFDFFKIATAGEGGVMVTNDETAYKLADNYADHGHDHVGSNRGMENHPVLGFNYRISELHAAVGLAQTRRVPMIREANNKHKKYMMAELGKIAGVNFATIPDANGDSATFLNILMPNTAAAKATVEEFNKNGVAGFNYWFTNMYHFINQWDHIKEGRVAAKTNVQLLGAPQDYKNLDIPKTQETVGRLISFGIKATWTQEELTALVAKMSTSIQAALSQTA
- a CDS encoding Glu/Leu/Phe/Val dehydrogenase is translated as MSQKDNVIKHGSENPFESMKQRFDQAAKIIGLDESDYNVLIAPQKAVIVNIPVTMDDGKVKVFEGFRVVHNANLGPSKGGIRYSMDVHLDEVKALAAWMTWKCAVVGIPYGGGKGGIKCDPRSMSKGELERLTRSYTDLMVDVFGPDKDIPAPDMGTGPQEMAWIMDEYSKLVGHSSPAVVTGKPIVLGGSLGRVEATGRGVMVSTRAALSKLGISPIGATCAVQGFGNVGSISAKLIAQQGLKIVAISDVSGAYYNAEGIDVVAAIAYRDGNNGTLEGYKAAKITNAELLELDVTVLVPAAMEDQITEENASRIKAKVIVEGANGPTSASADHILNEKGIMVVPDILANAGGVTVSYFEWVQNRLGYYWTEERVYRRADRVMKTAFEGVYAASLKYNIPMRIAAYAVSIQRVAEVEKLRGKFGL